The genomic stretch GTAAAATATCACATTCACCATTAAGAtataaaatcaacacaattttcTAACTATGATTTGATTACAACTAAATTTCAGCAAATACAAGAATAATAAAATGCCATATGTGACCATTGACCACATACatacatatttaaatatatttttcatgtttttttaaaattttttataaatcTAATAATCAACAATTTTTTAACTCACAAAATAATCATCGtccataaacaaaataaaataaaaagaagctAAATAAACGTGAGATCAAAATCCCATaactaaaaatagaaaaacaatgaAAGGTGGAAAATGAAGTGTTGAATAACCTCCCTTAAATCAAGTGTTGAACAACAAACAAATTCCAATTTTAGCAAAACCAAATGCATGGACACAATTCACTTCTCTCCCACTATAAAACCATGACACCATCCTCCATTAATCCTCGTGGTTGAATACAACATTCGAGCATAACCAAACTCCGAGAAGAACAataataataagaagaaaaaaaaaacaacaaaaaaccattcaaaaTGGCAAAAATCTTCTCGGTTTTGGTTATCTGCGTAATTGTATTTGCTCACCAAACTTCCGCAGAGATTCTTAAAGGCAACGCCTTAATCAAAAACGTATGCAATCTATCACCAAACAGCAAAGATCTCTGCATGGAAATTCTTTCTTCCGACCCAACAAAATCACCAAACGCTGATCTCAAAGACCTAGCAATAGTAGCCCTAAGAGTTGCTGCAAACAACGCTTCAGCAATCTTGACCGACGTGAAGATGTTGATCGACGACGCTAATCTAGACCCTGAGATTCAACAAGGTTTGGCTGATTGTAAGGAGACTATATTGGACGCTGAATCTCAGCTCGAAGACACCATTGCTGCATTGTTGATTGAATCTGATGTTGAtgctcagaaatggttgaagGCTGCTTTGGCTGCTATTACAACGTGCGATGATTCTATTCCTGGGAATGATGATGTTTTGTCTGTCAAGAGTCACACTTTCCGCAAATTGTGCaacattgttgttgttattaccaGGGCTATGCCTGCTTCACGCATCTTATAAGTTATGTTTTATGTGATCTTCGTTATGTGTGCTTAATGGATCGAtgcttttgtttatttttcatatCTTTTTGGGATATGTTATATGAATCTTTTGTGATTCTATAGTATGAAAAGTGTtgttcatttttctttttctttttcttttggtttgtATTTTGTTAAATGGGAAGGAAGAAACTTAGAAAATAAAGTTTTGATTCTTATgcgaaaatgttttttttttcttcttctttaattatttagttaACTACGTGACACAATCTAAATCTAGAATATATACTTCTGTCTTAAAGCTTCAAAACCAAGCTCATAATATCAATCAAATAAATGAACAAAGTGCTGTAATAACTAAGTTATTGTAAAAAAGGGGACAATTAATGGTAATAAAAAATTTGCTTTATAACAAAAATCAcattatctatcatataagaaaataaagTGTTCTTTAAAAACCTAAAATATCCTTTTTGCTTCATATCATGCCAAGTGGATGC from Vicia villosa cultivar HV-30 ecotype Madison, WI unplaced genomic scaffold, Vvil1.0 ctg.002187F_1_1, whole genome shotgun sequence encodes the following:
- the LOC131638135 gene encoding uncharacterized protein LOC131638135 → MAKIFSVLVICVIVFAHQTSAEILKGNALIKNVCNLSPNSKDLCMEILSSDPTKSPNADLKDLAIVALRVAANNASAILTDVKMLIDDANLDPEIQQGLADCKETILDAESQLEDTIAALLIESDVDAQKWLKAALAAITTCDDSIPGNDDVLSVKSHTFRKLCNIVVVITRAMPASRIL